A genome region from Dehalococcoidia bacterium includes the following:
- a CDS encoding matrixin family metalloprotease has translation MRRLVLIGTILALLMSGGIAVAQGVDRFPANIIPSGEDILVPSEAIDHSDTLEAITIVHYLEGFGKPITECGNQICEPGEKKSCPSDCGGNGNGGGDKVPDCYKFMSKGAKLKNTEDLYIHPLVDLNVIGSSALEWDQNTSFSLFGSQTNDPEANFDPVLMPDGKNEFSFGNYTTSGVIAVARVWGYFSGPPQNREISQFDIMFDIDFVWGDAGMDPSVMDLQNIATHEIGHGLGLSDLYEDACSEVTMYGYSSEGEMNKRSLELADIAGLQELYGE, from the coding sequence ATGAGGAGACTTGTACTTATTGGGACCATATTAGCATTGTTAATGTCTGGTGGCATTGCCGTAGCCCAAGGGGTTGATAGGTTTCCAGCTAATATAATACCCTCTGGAGAAGATATATTAGTTCCTTCTGAGGCAATCGACCACTCAGATACACTGGAGGCCATTACAATTGTTCACTATTTAGAGGGTTTTGGAAAACCCATCACCGAATGCGGTAACCAAATATGTGAACCAGGCGAAAAGAAAAGTTGTCCTAGCGATTGCGGCGGAAATGGAAATGGTGGAGGAGATAAGGTCCCTGATTGCTATAAATTTATGTCAAAGGGAGCTAAGTTAAAGAATACAGAAGACCTCTACATCCATCCTCTAGTAGACCTTAATGTGATTGGCTCTTCAGCCTTAGAATGGGACCAGAATACTTCATTTTCTCTTTTTGGCAGCCAGACAAACGATCCAGAAGCCAATTTCGATCCTGTCCTTATGCCAGATGGGAAGAACGAGTTTTCATTCGGCAATTATACCACATCCGGTGTTATAGCCGTAGCAAGAGTTTGGGGTTATTTCTCTGGGCCGCCGCAAAACAGGGAGATTAGTCAGTTTGACATTATGTTTGACATAGACTTTGTGTGGGGCGATGCTGGGATGGACCCTTCGGTAATGGATTTACAGAACATTGCAACCCACGAGATAGGTCATGGTCTTGGCCTAAGTGATTTATACGAGGATGCGTGTAGCGAAGTGACAATGTATGGTTATTCTTCTGAGGGAGAAATGAATAAGAGATCTCTTGAACTAGCCGACATCGCTGGCCTTCAAGAGTTATATGGGGAATAA
- a CDS encoding alpha-amylase/4-alpha-glucanotransferase domain-containing protein, whose amino-acid sequence MKSVYLGLAIHNHQPTDNFPHVFELAYRHAYLPLVEALERHAGVHLSLHYSGCLLDWLRENEPDFLRRIAGLVGRGQVEIMTGGYYEPILPIIPDADKLGQIAKLTSAIRDEFNFSPTGLWLAERVWEPQLPKPLAEAGVEWTVVDDNHFIMAGLKYDDLCGYHVTEEEGHPLKVFASSKVLRYSIPWLKVEQVIEHLRSRATEDGDKIVVMGDDGEKFGIWPQTYKYCWEDGWVEDFLNAVEENSSWLKTIPLGEYVQRHGPIGMVYLPTASYAEMQEWALPASSSYEFSQLVKQLEADGHHEIVRYMHAGFWRYFLAKYPEINVMHKKMLRVHRAVYQARGMTEGDAGMDELWKGQCNCPYWHGVFGGVYLNHLRQGIYSHLIAAESAADEVLHEGQPWIKWEMADFDSDGVEELLIEGEAQNLYLDLADGASLFEWDVRRLKHNLGAVMTRRPEAYHQALIEAECKHAGRLERPADEVRTIHEVVRAKQEGLDQHLHYDWYRRASLIDHFLGAGTTIEDFLRNSYEETGDFVNKPYEPTVQGVEGGLTVRLKRDGHVWFDGSFLPLQVEKVLDIEAADEKVRVEYRLTNMTDAPLASVFASEWNLSLTEAGHRKHCHYTASAWRGERRRLAEIQDVSDVENIYITDPVLGLALCLTVGQPVRLWRFPIETISNSEKGFERTFQGSCLLLIWTLELEPWEKWGVGLTWQRISF is encoded by the coding sequence GTGAAAAGCGTATACCTCGGCCTCGCTATTCACAACCACCAGCCGACAGACAACTTCCCACACGTCTTCGAGCTGGCATATCGACATGCCTACCTGCCTCTGGTCGAGGCGCTGGAGAGGCATGCCGGTGTCCACCTCTCCCTTCATTACAGCGGCTGCCTTCTCGACTGGCTGCGGGAGAACGAGCCTGATTTCCTGAGGCGCATCGCAGGCCTTGTAGGGCGAGGCCAGGTTGAGATCATGACGGGTGGCTACTATGAGCCGATACTCCCCATAATCCCGGATGCAGACAAGCTGGGACAGATCGCAAAGCTAACCTCTGCCATTCGCGATGAGTTCAATTTCTCCCCCACCGGCCTGTGGCTTGCCGAGCGGGTGTGGGAGCCCCAACTACCGAAGCCCCTTGCCGAGGCTGGCGTGGAGTGGACCGTAGTCGATGATAATCACTTCATTATGGCAGGCCTTAAGTATGATGATTTGTGCGGCTACCATGTCACCGAAGAGGAAGGTCACCCGCTCAAGGTCTTCGCCAGCAGCAAGGTGCTGCGCTATTCTATCCCCTGGCTGAAGGTGGAGCAGGTGATCGAGCACCTTCGTTCCCGGGCAACGGAGGACGGAGACAAGATAGTAGTCATGGGAGACGACGGTGAGAAGTTCGGCATCTGGCCTCAGACCTATAAATATTGCTGGGAGGATGGATGGGTTGAGGATTTCCTAAACGCTGTGGAGGAGAACAGCTCCTGGCTCAAGACCATCCCCTTGGGCGAGTACGTGCAGCGTCATGGACCTATAGGGATGGTCTACTTGCCAACCGCTTCATATGCCGAAATGCAGGAGTGGGCGCTACCGGCTTCCAGCTCATACGAGTTCAGCCAACTGGTGAAGCAGCTGGAGGCAGATGGGCATCATGAGATCGTAAGGTATATGCACGCCGGCTTCTGGCGTTACTTCCTGGCGAAATACCCCGAGATAAACGTAATGCATAAGAAGATGCTGCGAGTCCACCGTGCGGTATATCAGGCGCGCGGCATGACCGAGGGCGATGCCGGCATGGATGAGCTGTGGAAAGGTCAATGTAACTGCCCTTATTGGCATGGTGTCTTCGGGGGGGTGTACCTGAATCATCTCCGTCAAGGGATCTACAGTCACCTCATCGCTGCCGAGAGCGCAGCCGATGAGGTCCTGCACGAGGGGCAACCCTGGATTAAGTGGGAGATGGCTGATTTTGACAGCGATGGTGTGGAGGAGCTTCTGATTGAGGGAGAGGCCCAGAACCTTTACCTGGACCTGGCCGACGGGGCATCCCTTTTCGAGTGGGACGTTCGGAGGCTGAAGCATAATCTGGGAGCGGTGATGACGCGGCGGCCGGAGGCATACCACCAGGCGCTTATTGAGGCTGAGTGCAAACACGCAGGACGCCTTGAGCGGCCTGCCGATGAGGTCAGGACGATTCACGAAGTTGTCCGGGCCAAGCAAGAGGGCCTCGACCAGCATTTGCACTATGACTGGTACCGGCGAGCTTCACTCATCGACCATTTCTTAGGTGCTGGCACCACTATTGAAGATTTCTTGCGTAACTCTTACGAGGAAACGGGAGATTTCGTCAATAAACCGTATGAGCCTACGGTGCAGGGTGTAGAAGGTGGCCTGACTGTGCGTCTGAAGCGGGACGGACACGTATGGTTCGATGGAAGTTTTTTGCCTTTGCAAGTGGAGAAGGTTCTGGACATTGAGGCTGCGGATGAGAAGGTAAGGGTAGAGTATCGGTTGACCAATATGACTGATGCCCCGTTGGCCAGCGTTTTCGCATCCGAGTGGAATCTGAGTTTAACTGAAGCTGGTCACCGTAAGCATTGTCATTACACCGCGTCCGCGTGGCGAGGTGAACGTCGCCGGTTAGCCGAAATTCAGGATGTGTCCGATGTGGAGAATATCTATATAACGGACCCGGTTCTAGGGCTTGCTTTGTGCCTGACGGTGGGGCAACCGGTGAGGCTGTGGAGATTCCCCATAGAGACGATATCAAACTCGGAGAAAGGCTTTGAGAGAACCTTTCAAGGCAGCTGCCTCCTTCTAATCTGGACACTTGAGCTGGAACCATGGGAAAAGTGGGGGGTGGGATTGACCTGGCAACGGATCTCCTTTTAG